The following proteins come from a genomic window of Pedobacter faecalis:
- a CDS encoding TlpA disulfide reductase family protein codes for MKKTILSIVVAALCLFLSVKGQDAAIELKPIRIGEVIPPAIWNAPFKTVGAKGIGSTLKLSDYADKLIILDFWATYCKPCIASLDYLYSIRDQFKDRVVVIPVQVYNNADGAIPFMKKKGWTWRSITADTTLNKVMLAHYLTGFGSAWIKEGRLLAVPSKRYLHADTISKILKGSPVAFENRTAYRKTNQTN; via the coding sequence ATGAAAAAAACGATACTAAGTATTGTAGTGGCCGCGCTTTGTCTTTTTTTGAGCGTAAAAGGCCAGGATGCTGCGATAGAACTTAAGCCTATACGTATAGGCGAAGTGATACCTCCGGCTATCTGGAACGCTCCCTTCAAGACGGTAGGAGCGAAGGGTATCGGCTCAACGTTGAAGCTCAGTGATTATGCCGATAAGCTGATCATTCTTGACTTCTGGGCTACCTACTGTAAGCCATGTATTGCCTCACTCGACTATCTGTATTCCATACGAGACCAGTTTAAAGATAGGGTGGTAGTGATACCGGTGCAGGTATACAACAATGCCGATGGGGCAATCCCTTTTATGAAAAAAAAGGGCTGGACTTGGAGGTCCATCACCGCAGATACGACACTAAACAAAGTTATGCTCGCCCATTACCTAACGGGTTTCGGCAGTGCGTGGATAAAGGAAGGGAGGCTCCTGGCGGTTCCTTCCAAAAGATATCTCCATGCCGACACCATTTCCAAGATACTTAAGGGAAGCCCTGTTGCTTTTGAGAACAGAACGGCTTATCGTAAAACTAACCAAACAAACTAA
- a CDS encoding SusC/RagA family TonB-linked outer membrane protein: MYKLLLILTLLAGWQSGTAQEKGKQQKSKSAIGDTIGKDTVILKEVVINTGYYQLPKERATGSFDHINNELISRSTGTNIISRLEGITSSLSFDRRKSTGETTNAPALRVRGLSTINSSEAPLIIVDNFPYEGDINNINPNDVESVTVLKDAAAASIWGARAGNGVIVITTKQGRYNQKTRVTFNTNFTVGDRPDLFYNQKWLPSTTVMSIEKELFDRNTYAPQNETALPAYVELLIRKKNGTISEADFHSAEMAFQQHDVRRDALNNLYQHSINQQYALNVSGGADAYRYTLSAGVDRNRSYTIGNGGNRLNLNLQNAFKPLANLELTGGLWYTRQNAENNGLTLNWLDPETGISVSPYTMLQDQDGNARAIPFQLRQTYTEAAVSNGLLDWSYRPLDEVRMSDRSSGATELRMNAGVKLNFLRYFTGNLTYQHIQRDFNSESLYSKDTYYVRNLVNTYTQADGTRIIPNGGILQSGGNNDELTHSGRLQLSYQQDLGDTHQLTALAGTEVRQQVANYYPGKTIYNYNPDLMTGTSAFNYTTGYLLRPSGGGSIPAPPAESDRITDRYLSYFSNAAYTYRQRYTLSGSMRWDGSNLFGVKTNQKGVPLWSVGASWDVSKERFYSSDLLPYLRMRATYGSSGNVNKSVTAYPVIGYQTDAVTRLPLAQIRSAGNPSLRWEMVKMLNLAADLATKNNRIQASFEYYIKRGSDLIGEKVMAPSTGVVTGVVPLIVNRVNYANLRTHGLDVQLATKNLTGVFRWESTVLFSFVKNKITNYTFDDALTSSFYFGSPAILKNGLSRDVIYWMPWSGLDSQTGNPRVYIDGVASTDYKAYIDGFKPENLLTGLEMPPVFGSLRNTFSYQRFSLSTVVSFKTGYVFRRQSITPGQEYLSSANYHMDYFKRWTQAGDELRTDVPVAGPSNTYLAQTYTRSAALITKGDHIRLQDVNFSYQLKNLRVFAYARDLGILWRANKQGLDPDYPNSNYPTPASFSFGVQAGF, encoded by the coding sequence ATGTATAAACTTTTACTCATTTTAACTTTGCTGGCAGGCTGGCAATCCGGTACTGCACAGGAGAAAGGTAAACAGCAGAAATCAAAGTCTGCTATTGGAGACACCATTGGTAAGGATACGGTCATCCTTAAAGAAGTTGTCATTAATACAGGTTATTACCAGTTGCCAAAAGAGCGGGCTACTGGGTCTTTTGACCATATCAATAATGAACTTATCAGCAGGAGTACAGGCACAAACATCATTTCAAGGCTGGAGGGCATTACCAGCAGTTTAAGTTTCGACCGTCGTAAAAGCACCGGGGAAACGACAAACGCGCCAGCGCTTCGCGTGCGCGGCCTTTCTACCATAAATTCCAGCGAAGCGCCGCTTATTATCGTTGATAATTTTCCGTATGAAGGAGATATCAACAACATTAATCCTAATGATGTTGAGAGTGTTACAGTGCTAAAGGACGCTGCGGCCGCTTCCATTTGGGGTGCCAGGGCAGGCAACGGGGTTATCGTAATTACAACTAAGCAGGGCCGCTACAATCAGAAGACTCGGGTTACTTTCAACACCAATTTTACGGTTGGTGATAGGCCGGATCTTTTTTACAATCAGAAATGGTTGCCCTCTACCACAGTTATGTCCATTGAGAAGGAGCTTTTTGACAGGAACACTTATGCTCCGCAGAACGAAACTGCGCTGCCGGCTTACGTGGAACTGTTGATCAGAAAAAAGAACGGCACGATCAGCGAGGCTGATTTTCATAGTGCTGAGATGGCTTTTCAACAGCATGATGTAAGGAGGGATGCGCTTAACAATTTATATCAACATAGTATAAATCAACAGTATGCGCTGAACGTTTCGGGTGGTGCCGATGCTTACCGTTATACGCTTTCAGCGGGTGTCGACAGAAATCGGTCGTACACCATCGGCAATGGGGGAAACCGTTTAAACCTGAATCTTCAAAACGCTTTTAAACCGCTCGCTAATCTTGAGTTGACGGGAGGACTATGGTATACCAGGCAAAACGCAGAGAACAATGGACTAACGCTAAACTGGCTAGATCCAGAAACAGGTATATCTGTGTCGCCTTATACCATGCTTCAGGATCAGGATGGCAATGCCAGAGCTATTCCATTCCAGCTACGGCAAACCTACACCGAGGCTGCGGTATCTAATGGCTTGCTCGATTGGTCGTATCGTCCTCTCGATGAGGTCAGGATGAGTGACCGTTCATCTGGCGCTACCGAGCTTCGTATGAATGCTGGCGTTAAGTTGAACTTTCTACGCTACTTTACGGGAAATTTAACATATCAGCATATTCAAAGGGATTTTAACTCGGAAAGTCTTTATTCTAAGGATACCTATTATGTTCGGAACCTGGTAAATACCTACACGCAGGCGGATGGCACACGTATCATACCCAATGGAGGCATATTACAATCGGGCGGTAACAATGATGAGTTAACGCACTCAGGTAGGCTTCAGTTGAGTTATCAGCAGGATTTGGGCGACACGCATCAACTTACAGCACTCGCTGGTACGGAAGTAAGGCAGCAGGTGGCCAACTATTATCCTGGGAAAACGATCTACAATTATAATCCTGATCTGATGACGGGTACGAGCGCATTCAACTATACTACCGGATATCTGCTCCGTCCTTCTGGCGGCGGGAGTATCCCTGCCCCGCCTGCTGAAAGTGACAGGATTACAGATAGATACCTTTCTTACTTTTCGAACGCTGCTTATACTTACCGGCAGAGGTATACGCTATCAGGAAGCATGCGCTGGGATGGGTCAAACCTCTTTGGCGTAAAAACGAATCAGAAAGGTGTACCGTTATGGTCGGTTGGCGCCAGTTGGGACGTTAGTAAAGAGCGATTTTATAGCTCTGACCTGTTGCCGTACCTGAGAATGCGTGCCACCTATGGCAGCAGTGGTAACGTGAATAAGTCGGTCACTGCATATCCCGTAATCGGGTACCAGACAGATGCGGTAACGCGTTTGCCCCTCGCCCAAATCAGAAGTGCAGGAAATCCTTCGCTGAGATGGGAGATGGTAAAAATGCTCAACCTAGCAGCTGATCTTGCCACAAAAAACAACAGGATTCAGGCGAGTTTCGAGTACTACATAAAAAGAGGGAGCGATCTCATCGGCGAAAAGGTTATGGCGCCATCAACAGGGGTGGTAACGGGCGTTGTACCGTTGATTGTAAACAGGGTAAACTATGCAAACCTACGTACGCATGGCTTAGATGTACAGCTCGCTACGAAAAATCTGACAGGTGTATTTAGATGGGAATCCACCGTGCTCTTCAGCTTTGTGAAAAACAAAATCACCAATTATACCTTCGATGATGCACTTACGTCAAGTTTTTACTTCGGCTCGCCCGCCATACTGAAAAACGGGTTGTCGCGCGATGTGATTTACTGGATGCCGTGGAGCGGACTTGATTCACAAACTGGTAATCCGCGTGTGTATATTGACGGCGTCGCGAGCACAGACTACAAGGCTTATATTGACGGATTTAAGCCGGAGAATCTGCTCACTGGCCTGGAAATGCCTCCGGTTTTCGGTTCGCTTCGAAATACATTTAGCTATCAGCGATTCAGTTTGAGTACTGTAGTGTCGTTCAAGACCGGATATGTATTTAGACGTCAGTCTATAACACCAGGACAGGAGTATCTTTCCAGCGCGAATTATCATATGGACTACTTTAAAAGGTGGACTCAGGCTGGTGATGAGTTAAGAACTGATGTTCCGGTTGCCGGCCCGAGCAACACTTATCTTGCGCAGACTTATACGCGCTCGGCGGCACTCATTACAAAGGGTGATCATATCCGCCTTCAGGACGTCAATTTTAGTTATCAGCTTAAAAATCTCAGAGTATTTGCTTATGCAAGAGACCTTGGTATTCTATGGAGGGCTAACAAGCAAGGCTTAGACCCTGACTATCCAAATTCAAATTACCCAACGCCAGCAAGTTTCTCCTTTGGGGTTCAGGCAGGTTTTTAA
- a CDS encoding RagB/SusD family nutrient uptake outer membrane protein — protein sequence MKANKYLILIIFSSGSFLSCKKDFLEKKQQQSLVIPASLSDFQSLLDNRDAMTNNSCHELGIIGADEYSVSDAVWNLLSAPYQKYGYIWAKDVYEGAQLDEWNMAYWRILHANTALDGVKQIKPAEAERQLWNNVKGSGLFFRAYNFYQLAQQFCKPYSATASTDPGLPLRLEADIDLLSRRSTVAETYNQIIEDLLTAAPLLPDLPLVKFRPSKASAYALLAKVYLLMANYEKANEYAGLSLAIKSDLMDFKTLTLSARYPFPSDYELNKEVILAVGISNIAITGTARMNVVPDILNNYTTGDLRRQAYFFNNTDGRVLFKGSYKGSAAFYTGLATDEVFLIRAESYARMGDKENALKDLNTLRKARFTVAAYQDLAASDANEALRMVIEERRRELIFRGIRWEDLRRLNAESAFSRVIRRTVAGTTYELLPGDNKYVWPLPDNEVTLSKIEQNPR from the coding sequence ATGAAAGCAAACAAGTATCTAATACTCATTATATTTTCAAGCGGATCATTCCTGAGCTGTAAAAAGGATTTTCTGGAAAAGAAGCAGCAGCAAAGTCTCGTGATTCCGGCCAGCCTGTCCGACTTCCAGAGTTTACTGGACAACCGCGATGCAATGACCAATAACTCATGCCACGAACTGGGCATAATAGGTGCGGATGAATACAGTGTTTCGGATGCGGTATGGAATCTTTTAAGTGCTCCGTATCAGAAATATGGTTACATCTGGGCTAAAGATGTTTATGAAGGTGCCCAACTAGATGAATGGAATATGGCATATTGGCGGATTTTGCATGCAAATACGGCATTGGATGGAGTGAAGCAAATTAAGCCAGCCGAGGCGGAAAGACAGTTATGGAATAATGTGAAGGGAAGTGGATTGTTCTTCCGGGCTTATAATTTTTATCAGTTGGCGCAGCAATTCTGCAAGCCTTATTCTGCGACGGCCTCTACTGATCCTGGACTACCGCTCCGTTTGGAGGCGGACATCGATCTTCTTTCGCGACGCTCAACGGTAGCAGAAACCTACAATCAGATCATAGAAGATTTGCTTACCGCCGCGCCGCTTTTGCCGGATCTTCCATTGGTTAAGTTCCGCCCGTCTAAGGCTTCTGCCTATGCGCTACTCGCAAAGGTGTACCTGCTTATGGCGAATTACGAGAAAGCCAACGAATATGCTGGTCTGTCTTTGGCGATCAAATCTGATCTTATGGACTTTAAAACGCTGACCTTATCTGCCAGATATCCCTTCCCATCCGATTATGAGTTGAATAAGGAAGTTATTCTGGCTGTGGGTATATCCAATATAGCCATCACCGGAACGGCGAGGATGAATGTGGTGCCCGATATTTTAAACAACTATACAACGGGCGACCTGCGCAGACAAGCTTACTTTTTCAACAACACCGACGGAAGGGTACTATTTAAAGGATCCTATAAGGGCAGCGCAGCGTTTTATACCGGTCTGGCGACCGACGAGGTCTTTCTTATTAGGGCTGAGAGCTACGCAAGAATGGGCGACAAGGAAAATGCGCTTAAAGATTTGAATACTTTAAGAAAGGCTAGGTTCACAGTAGCTGCTTATCAGGACTTGGCGGCCTCAGATGCTAACGAAGCTTTGAGAATGGTGATAGAGGAACGGAGACGGGAACTTATTTTCAGAGGGATCCGCTGGGAGGATCTTCGCAGGCTTAACGCTGAATCTGCCTTTTCCAGAGTTATCAGGCGTACGGTAGCTGGTACTACCTATGAACTGTTGCCCGGAGATAACAAGTACGTTTGGCCTTTGCCCGATAACGAAGTCACATTAAGTAAGATTGAACAGAACCCAAGATAA
- a CDS encoding MauE/DoxX family redox-associated membrane protein has product MKAITNKETLIQLITLALSLLFLYASLSKLLNYEKSKQEMMNQVFPAAIARILTWLVPVAELIIALALTCKPLRRKALWCSLMLLSAFSLYIAITMSGAFGRIPCSCGGILKNMSYATHLVFNLGFVALAGIALYLDQLSVQITIKSKGKEDVFIN; this is encoded by the coding sequence ATGAAAGCCATTACCAACAAAGAAACCCTGATCCAGCTCATTACCCTTGCGCTGTCACTTCTTTTCCTGTACGCCTCGCTGAGTAAGCTGCTCAATTATGAAAAGAGCAAACAGGAGATGATGAACCAGGTATTCCCTGCCGCGATAGCGCGGATACTCACCTGGCTTGTGCCCGTTGCTGAACTTATCATAGCCCTCGCACTAACCTGCAAGCCCTTGCGTAGAAAAGCATTATGGTGTTCACTTATGCTGCTGAGCGCCTTTAGCCTGTACATCGCCATTACCATGAGCGGAGCCTTTGGCCGCATACCGTGCAGTTGCGGCGGTATACTCAAAAACATGAGCTATGCCACGCACCTGGTTTTCAACCTCGGCTTTGTTGCGCTTGCGGGCATAGCCCTTTACCTCGACCAGTTAAGTGTCCAAATAACCATCAAATCTAAAGGAAAGGAGGACGTTTTCATCAACTAA